A genome region from Anolis carolinensis isolate JA03-04 chromosome 6, rAnoCar3.1.pri, whole genome shotgun sequence includes the following:
- the LOC100561001 gene encoding NAD(P)(+)--arginine ADP-ribosyltransferase 2-like: MLPLLTVLVLALMGAFIGENQVLCDLEEIPLTMAPDSYDDQYIGCPSTMENKLMDPTTDGFKAKYDFIWKNATNYWNKIQGSLQLPNGFKDEYGIALVAYSACSKLYLDFNTAVREGGKSNTNYENSFHFKSFHFLLTKAVQALKTSKPDCYTVYRGIKNKRFTVPDENKPVRFGQFSSSSLSEKVARDIGEDTLFRIYTCLGVQISDFSYFPHQQEILIPPYETFMFIEGQNNDKSQIKLSSYYSKSSYFNCQSKKGKKPTLTHKSDQVTLAPFLMPGSR; encoded by the exons ATGCTGCCTCTCCTGACAGTTCTGGTCCTGGCTTTGATGGGAGCCTTCATTGGAGAAAACCAG GTTTTATGTGACCTCGAGGAGATTCCATTAACCATGGCCCCAGATTCATATGATGACCAGTACATCGGCTGCCCTTCTACGATGGAGAACAAGTTGATGGATCCAACTACAGATGGATTTAAGGCGAAGTATGATTTCATCTGGAAAAATGCAACCAACTACTGGAACAAAATTCAAGGCTCTCTCCAACTGCCTAATGGCTTCAAGGACGAATATGGGATTGCACTCGTTGCTTATTCTGCCTGCAGCAAGTTGTACCTAGATTTCAACACAGCAGTTCGGGAAGGTGGAAAATCCAATACAAACTATGAAAATTCTTTCCATTTCAAGAGTTTCCACTTTCTTCTGACAAAAGCCGTCCAGGCCCTGAAGACCTCCAAACCTGATTGCTACACTGTGTATCGTGGCATAAAAAATAAAAGATTCACTGTCCCTGATGAAAATAAGCCTGTCCGTTTCGGACAGTTTAGTTCTTCATCCCTCAGTGAAAAAGTTGCAAGGGACATTGGGGAGGACACTTTATTCAGAATCTACACCTGTTTGGGAGTCCAAATCAGTGACTTCTCCTACTTCCCTCATCAACAAGAGATTTTGATCCCACCTTACGAGACGTTCATGTTTATAGAAGGCCAAAATAACGACAAATCTCAAATCAAGCTCAGCAGTTATTACAGCAAGAGCAGCTATTTCAACTGTCAATCTAAGAAAGGTAAGAAGCCCACTCTCACGCACAAATCAGACCAGGTGACCCTTGCCCCATTTCTCATGCCTGGCTCCAGGTGA